A window of Candidatus Zixiibacteriota bacterium genomic DNA:
AACACCAGAGCAGATAGTAACAGCGGCGATTCAGGAGGATGTTGATGCTGTCGGCCTGTCTATTCTATCGGGCGCTCATATGACTCTGTTTCCCGCTATTATGAAAGGGATGCAAAAAGCGGGCGCAAATCATATTCTGATATTTGGCGGCGGTATTATCGCCGAATCGGATGCGAAAAAGCTCAAAGATATAGGTGTTGGCGAAATATTTACTCCCGGCGCACAGACGACTGAAATTATCAAATATCTACATGAAAATTTAGAGGAAAAAGAAGAGAAACTTTTGTAAATCCCAAGGAGTGGTAATGAACAGATTTAATATTGACGAAAGACAGCAAGCGATTCGCAATCAGGTTGCAGAATTTGCTAAAAAGTATATCGAACCGGTTAGCAAAGAACTTGACCATCGCGACGACCCCGACCGTTTTGCCCTTGATATTTATAAACAGTTGGGCAAAGAAGGATTTATCGGACTAAATTCGCCTAAAGAATTAGGCGGCGGCGGGATGTCCAATATCGAGTATATTACTCTAATCGAAG
This region includes:
- a CDS encoding cobalamin B12-binding domain-containing protein, with amino-acid sequence MPKKWRILLAKPGLDGHDRGVKVVAAALRDAGFEVIYTGLRQTPEQIVTAAIQEDVDAVGLSILSGAHMTLFPAIMKGMQKAGANHILIFGGGIIAESDAKKLKDIGVGEIFTPGAQTTEIIKYLHENLEEKEEKLL